A part of Tardiphaga sp. vice304 genomic DNA contains:
- the alr gene encoding alanine racemase, which translates to MKIVSDPNPIAGNAALLDATATGVLTIDLDAIAANWKKLEKLGVPAECGAAVKADAYGCGIDPVVRALTTAGCKTFFVATLEEARAARAASKEATIYLLSGFLQNSGDALAAINCRPVIGDLPELAEWDIYCRQSGWRGGAALHIDTGMNRLGLSLSDAENIVPRIAAGNHGITLVMTHLACAENIKHPLNARQLANFRAVAGRYDGVPASLANSSGIFLGGSYHFDLMRPGAALYGVNPTPEADNPMAPVVDLKARILQIRQVERGETVGYSATWTARRASRIAVVAAGYADGYLRAGGSSDGTRGADVIVAGQRCPVAGRVSMDLLAVDITDLPAGTARRGQWVTLIGDGITVDELARPFGTIAYEVLTSLGRRYHRVYKGGAATL; encoded by the coding sequence ATGAAGATCGTGTCGGATCCCAACCCCATCGCCGGTAACGCGGCGCTGCTCGACGCCACCGCGACCGGCGTGCTGACCATCGATCTCGATGCCATCGCGGCAAACTGGAAGAAGCTCGAGAAGCTCGGCGTGCCGGCCGAATGCGGCGCGGCGGTGAAGGCCGACGCCTATGGCTGCGGAATCGATCCCGTGGTGCGTGCGCTGACCACGGCCGGCTGCAAGACCTTCTTCGTCGCCACGCTCGAAGAGGCCCGCGCCGCCCGCGCCGCGTCAAAGGAAGCCACGATCTATCTGCTCAGTGGCTTCCTGCAAAACTCCGGCGACGCGCTGGCCGCCATCAACTGCCGCCCGGTGATCGGCGACCTGCCCGAACTCGCCGAATGGGACATTTACTGCCGGCAATCCGGCTGGCGCGGCGGCGCGGCACTGCATATCGACACCGGGATGAACCGGCTCGGCCTAAGCCTTTCCGACGCTGAAAACATCGTGCCGCGGATCGCGGCGGGCAATCACGGCATCACGCTGGTCATGACGCATCTCGCCTGCGCCGAAAACATCAAGCACCCGCTCAACGCCCGGCAGCTCGCGAATTTCCGCGCGGTCGCCGGGCGCTATGATGGCGTGCCGGCCTCTCTGGCGAATTCTTCCGGCATCTTCCTCGGCGGTTCCTATCATTTCGACCTGATGCGTCCGGGGGCCGCACTGTACGGCGTCAATCCGACACCGGAGGCCGACAATCCGATGGCGCCTGTGGTCGATCTCAAGGCCCGCATCCTGCAGATCCGCCAGGTCGAGCGCGGCGAGACCGTCGGCTACAGCGCGACCTGGACGGCGCGTCGCGCGTCGCGCATCGCGGTGGTCGCGGCCGGCTATGCTGATGGTTATCTGCGCGCCGGCGGCTCCAGCGATGGCACCCGCGGCGCCGATGTGATCGTCGCCGGGCAGCGCTGCCCGGTCGCCGGCCGCGTCTCGATGGACCTGCTCGCGGTGGATATCACCGACCTGCCCGCGGGCACCGCCCGCCGCGGGCAATGGGTGACGCTGATCGGCGACGGCATCACGGTCGATGAGCTGGCACGTCCGTTCGGAACCATCGCCTATGAGGTGCTGACCAGCCTGGGACGCCGTTACCATCGGGTCTACAAGGGCGGCGCGGCGACCTTGTAG